CGGGGTATCGGTATCTGGGTCGTGAATAAACTGTACCCTGTTGGGCCGCACTCTGGTTCCAGAGGTGTCTGTATTTCTGACCTGTACCGAGACCCGAAGGTGTTAATGAGGGGAAACAATAAATGGGCTGTTGGTTATCTCACAAATTCCTCAAATTCACAGGTACGGTCACCGAGACCCCAGCACTTAACCTCACGGAGGTCAACTGGTCTCCCGCTCATGGATTCGAGTATCCCTGCAAGTAGACCACCCTCAAAGTGACAGAGGGCCTTACCTGAAGCAGGAAGTCCTGCACAGCTTAGGCACTCATCAACCCTAAGGCGGTAGGGGTTCTCTTCAAGAATCTCAAGTTCACCGGCGCGGTTATCATGGAGAACTTTCACGGCTTCATCAGTGCTCTTCAGTCCCATACTCCGTCCAAGGTCCTTACCACTCTTGTAGAGGATACCATTGGCCCCGTCTCCTATGATTGAGTAGGGCATGAACCTCAGTATCCTGAACAGTTTTATATCTGTCATGGTACCAAGGGATGGTCTTTCCGCCACAAGGTCTCCAACATCATACATATTCATCACCTTTTAATAAAGGGTATCTCTTAATATTTAAAGTTTTGTTATTACCGGAGCATCCAAAAAATAGTAATAAGTCGCAGACAATTATTATCCCTGGCAGCATGGCCACAGTTCTTAATTAGGGATTAAAAAAATTAATGATCAGTCACCGGCAAGGAAACCCCCAATGGCGCCACCGATACCCATGAAGATCATTGAAACAAAGAGGAGTACCACCACAAGCAGTATACCGGCGAATGCACCAAGGAACAACCCTCCGAATCCTCCAAGGACGGCACCAAAGATTGTTAAGAGAACCGCTAGGACTATGCCGCCAAAGGCACCGGCAAGCGTGGCATTCCAGAACCCACCAGTGGCACCTTCCCTCACCATGAGGCCAACAACAAAACCCGCAAGGAACAAGCCAAGGACAGAGGCCTGGTCAATAAACGGGCTAAGGATGATCGGAAAAACAACTGCAAGTATGAATCCAGTAATGACAGCTCCCCACTTAACCATATAAACACCATTATAATTTATGTTACGCCATCCTAAAAAACTTTTAGATTTATAGACACCTCCTGACATAATATTATACATGCCAGGGGAATCTATGGCAGTTGTCTTCCCACACCACCTCATGGAGAATCATCCCGCTGCAGAGAAAACATCAGACTTCATTGTGGTGGAGGACCAACTCTTCTTCGGAGACCCCGTATTCAACCTGAGGTTCCATAAGAACAAACTCTTACTTCACAGGGCCTCCATGCGCTACTATTATGACCACCTGAAATCAAGGGGCCTGAATGTCAGATACATAGATTACACGCCGGACCCTGACATGGGGTACCTCAGGGAGCACCTTGAGGGATATGAGAGGGTCTACACACTGGAACTCCTTGACCATGAACTTGAGAGGAGATTGAGGCGGCTCTGCAGTGAAACGGGCGCAGAACTCGTTGAGATTGAGGGGCCATTCATCTTCAGAAGGAGGCTCATGGACAGTTACTTCAGGGATGGCAGGTTCTTTCTCACATCATTCTACATAAGGGAGAGGAGGAGGCTCTCCATTCTCATGGAAAACTCCAAGCCCAAGGGCGGTAAATGGACATTTGATAGGGAGAACAGGAGGAGGCTGCCGCGGGGAACGAATATTCCCAGGCCCATAGAACTGCCTGAAAACAGTTATGTGCGTGAAGCCAGGAGTTACGTGACCGAGCGCTTTTCTGATAACCCTGGTTTCATGGAACACTTCAACTACCCCACAACCCACAGGGAAGCCCGGATATTTTTGAGGGATTTCATAGAAAAAAGGCTCAGGAACTTTGGAAGCTACCAGGATTTCATATCCCGTGATGAGACGTTTCTCTTCCACTCTGTACTCTCTTCCTCACTCAACATCTGCCTCCTAACACCCATGGAGGTTCTGAAAGCAGCGCTATCTGCAGATGCCCCCCTCAATTCTGTTGAGGGATTTGTGAGGCAGGTTATGGGCTGGAGGGAGTTCATAAGGGCAGTTTACATTCTTAGGGGATCCTATCAGAGGACCAGGAACTTCTTTAACCACAGTGGCAGACTGACAGATAAACTTTATTATGGCAGAACAGGTCTTGAGCCCTATGATAACGCAGTAAGGAGGGTTTTAACCTGGGGATACACCCACCACATCGAGCGTCTCATGGTCATAGGTAATCTCATGCTCCTCCTCAGCATCGACCCTGATGAGGTTTATCGCTGGTTCATGGAGATGTTCATAGACTCCTATGACTGGGTGATGGTCCCCAACGTCTATGGCATGAGCCAGTACGCTGATGGGGGCCTCATGGCAACCAAGCCCTACATATCATCATCAAACTATATCCTGAGGATGAGTGACCATGCAAGGGGTGACTGGTGCAGGGTCTGGGACTCCCTCTTCTGGACATTCTTAAGTGATAAGAGAACCTATATAGGTGAAAATCCACGCATGAGGCTCCTCTACAGGTACCTCACAGATGAGAAACTTGAGAACTTCCAGAAGGTTAAAAGAAAATTTTTAGAGGAACTCAGAGACCCCTGATAGGTTACTCATAACCTGTGTAGTCCAGGGCACCTGAGTTGTAGAGCCTCTGAAGGTCAGATGCATGGGTTAGCTCATATGCGGTGTAGGGGTTGTTGAGGTAAGGGTGGATGAGACCCTTTATGATGTAATAGTAGGCTCCCAGTCTCCCGTACTGCCTCCAGACTATCTGCACGTAGAGGGGGAAACCACAGCCAGGGTTTACGAATACGTTACCCTCCCGCACGGTCCCATGGAAGACCATGGGCATGGGGCCCTCCTGGCCCTTCTCGGCAGCCACCCTCTCAACGTAGTCCATGGCCTCATCGAGAGTGTCGAATTCGTATCCATCGGCCCTGTAACGGTATTTGCCATCAGGCACTCCAAATATGAAGGATTCAAGGACCTCGGTCCAGTCTATGTCTGTCCTGTACTCTGAACTGATGTATGCGAGTTCTATTATGGTGACGTTGCCCTCCCTGTAGTGTCTGTAGTTTGAGCTCCCTGCGTAGTGGACCACAAGGGCACACTTGGACCCCCTCTGGGCCGCGTACTCTGCAAGCACCTTTGACTGGGGGTGTCCTGGGTACATATCAGGGTTTGCCAGTTTTACGAAACCCAGACGCCCAACGGGCTCCACGGGGCTCAGGGCAGTTACAGCGTAGAGGTATACCCCAAATATGAGAATGGCTGCAACGATTATATAGGATGATCTTGCCATGTTATCCTCGTTTAATTTATCTATTTTAATTTATGCTAAGGCCCATTCTGTATAAAAGTAACGGTGTATATTAGGCAAGAGAGAGTCATTATTTTTCCTGCAGTAACTCTTTGATTTCCCTGACCTCCCTTTTAAGATCCTCTATACTTTTTTCTATGTTTTCTATCCTGTCATGGATCTCCTTTTCTTCTTCAGGGTTTTTAACGAACCAGGAGGCCAGGGAGGCTGTGAGGAAACCCACGAAGGTGACCCCTACAAGCATGAGTATGCTGGTGATGGCCTTACCGTAGAGTGTTGTTGGGGGGATTACAACCTCACCCACGATGGTGGTTGTGATGCTGTACCATAGGGAGTCCAGCGGGCCGTGGAGGGATCTGTTGACCCCTGATTCTATCATATAGAAGAAGAGTGTGCCTCCCACTATTGCAAAGAGGAGTATTCCCAGTGCTTGGTCAAGGTGAGTGTCCACAAGGAATGTGAAGAACTTCTTGAGGTACTTCCTGAAGAGTGCGAGGACCTTCACAACCCTGATGATCCTTATGAACCTGAAGGCCCTAAAGAAATCCACAGGCATGAAGGCCAGTATATCCATCCAGTTCTCCCTTAAGAATCCTTTTCTGTTATCGGCCCTTTTGAGGTTGATGGAGAATTCCAGGAAGAGTATGATGCAGAGGAAAAGGTCAAACTGGTTGATGGCATTCACTGTCCCTGGATTTGAGGGGTAGAATGATATGTAGCTTAAAAGCACTATGTCAAGGATTATGAGTATTAGGAGAGTGAGTTCCTTGATCCTGATGAGTTCTCCGTACTCCATGGGGACCACATTATAGAGTTGGTCTTCTGGCATCTTAAATACTTTGCAGTGCATGGGGTTCCATCCTAACTGCGGTTCATGTAATCTCTTAGTCCACATGACAGCCATAAAATGTAAGTACATGACTTCGTTATAGTGACGTTACGAATCCACATGGTCAGAATAAACACCTAGGTAGTACTATTTAAAGAAATGTTATTTAAAGGTTAAGGTGGACTACAAGTTTTTTCCAAGATAATCTTTATTTCTACGACAAAGTCATGATTACCTGGTCTCTGCCACAATCAAAATTCCATGCCTATCTTCTCAAACATTTTTCCTATATAATCGCCATGTTCCTGAAACAAGATGTTATGATCCTCAAATTCCGCCAAGGCATCCTTGTCATCAATTTCGGAAAATCTGCCATTTTCCCATGATTTCTTTATTTTGCTGTACTCGGATACCGATACAATGAAAGCATCCAGTTGTAAATCAACACTCCCATCTTCATTTATCCTATCTTCAATACGCTTAATGAATTTGCATAATTGAATTTTCTCATCCTTGAAATTCCCCAAGTTTCTGATACCCTTCGGATCAACAAAAACCATATACTGCTTATCTCCATCTTTAAGCCACAAAATGAAGTCTGGATAGAAACCCGCACTTAAGAAAAACCCAACCCCCTTTTTGGAAATATTTCTTAATAAAAACAGATCTTTATCCTCAAATAAATCTTTTCTACTCTCCAAGAAATCTCTCAGATCCTCCACAAACTTTGTTTCTCCCTCATTCAACTTCACAGGGATTGATTTTATCTCTTCTTTATTTTCTTTCCAGATTATCAAAGGAGTGTAAAGATGGTTGTCAAGATGGACAATGAAAGAATCCCATTTTTCCCAAGAATCAGGCACCATGTCCCCATTATACCCTTCAAGCTGCTCTGTAATACTCGAAATATCAGAGGCCAATTTTTTCGGGATTTTAAGGGTAATCTCATAGTTCTCTGGAAACATTGAGAAACTTTCCTTAGTTAGTTTCTCAACCTCTAAATAATCCATCATCTTTCTTTTTTCCATCTTTCTGTAAAATTTGCTCATATAATCCTTGAGAACCATCAAAACTATTTCATGGAACTTTTCCATCCCCTTGAAGGAAGTTATTTTTAATGTGGGCCTACCATTCTCCCTTTCCACAGCTATTCCAGAGGCATCGGCCATGAAAATCTGATATCTCCTCGAGTTTATGATATCCCTCAGGACATCAACGTCGATGAGCAGATTGAACATTCCATTGATTGTCTTATGATTTATTACTTCAGAATAAATTAGATCCCAATCAATAAGATCCAGATACTCATCAGATATTTCCACGGCCCTGTTAACGACTGTAGATACCGCTTCATTTCTCAATCCATGTGCAAATGTAATTTTAGGCCTTAAATCAAGCTTAATAGTATCCAAGATATCCAGATCAGCCTCCAACCTAACTGGATGCTCAAGAAAATCAAAGTCATCCTTTGTCTTTATTGTATATATCTTCCCTTCCCATTTTTCGCTGTTGTTAAACCTGATAGGGATCACTATTTCCTCATAATGCACTTCCTCATTCTCTATCGCTGTGAGGAATGAATTTATGTAATCAGCGTTTAAACCGAATATAAACAAGGTCTGAAGGGCTTTTAATTCATAATCAGGATTTTCTTCTCTTTTTAGAGAATAATCTTTACCTTTAAGCCTCACACCCCTCCCAAAAAGTTGGATGATCTGCGGTCCTTCACCTTTTCCCATATTTATTAGTCCCATATTGGAGACTCTCCATGAGTTCCAGCCTTCAACAAATTTTTTTGAGCCTATAAGAATGTTTATTGGTGATCTGTTCTCATTTATTCCAAAAAACAGAGATTGACTCATGTGATCCTCTTTCAGTTCAATCCCTGACTCCTCTATTAACTTCTTAAGAGAAGACACATCTCCAACGTTTATAACTCCAAAGTATTTTTCTGATGTGGATGCTTTAAGCCCTATTTCACCCTCTGCATTCTTAATTTCATAAAGTTCAAGGTTTCCTTTGCCATTGAAAACATTTTGATAGATGCCTTCAACAATTTCTTCAATGGAATCTTCTCTCACAAAATCAAACTTGCCCTTGAAAATATCGTTCCCTTCCTCGTCAATGAGTCCTGACTGCCCGCCCAATATCTTCTCAACGTTTTCTTTAAGATAGTTTTCTGATTTCATTATTTTATCAAGAAATTGAATTAACCGGACCACATCAGAATTTAATCCCTTTCCAGTAACTTTACTTCCAACAAAGGTCTGCAGAGGTTTTTCTATATGGTACTCCCTCAATTCTTCCCTATTCTTTTCAAAAATGACCAGTTGCTCATAGAAAGATAATAATCCTGCTGTTAGCAATAAATTTTGCTGTTCTTCTGAATAGAACTCTCTTGCTCCCTTTTTCTCTGCTTTTATGTTATAAACGTAGAAATCCTTTCCATAACCATCCATGTAAAAATACTTGTAAGAGTAATCAAAGATTATGGCTTTTGAGTATTCATCATATAATTCAATATTCATCCGGTTTGACTTTCCACCTCTTGGTCTCCCGGAGCTTGTAAATTTAATAATCTGGCCAAATGTCGCTGAATATTCAAATATAAATCCATTTTTTGCTATTTTTTCTCTTAATCCTTTCCATGTCTGTTCTTCAGATTTTTGACCTTTGTGTCCCTCATCAATAAAAACCAAATTTTTACCATCGAAAGAGGAGATATCTACACTCACACCCTCTCCTTTTTTCTCCTCCCTTAGTTTATGAATTTCTATAACCAGAATTTCCTCATTCCTTGTCTTTAAATTATCAATGTTCCCATCATATAATTTGCAGGGAATACCTGACAATTTTAATTCATCATAATGCTGTTTTGATAAACCTTCATTAGGTGTTATAAGGATGATGTTATCCCATGGTTTATCTGCGTATTTCAGAATCTGCCAGTAATTTATATGCATAATAAGCGTTTTTCCGCTTCCTGTTGCCATCCAAAAAGCAAGTTTTTTAAGGTCATCCTCACTGAATGGTTTTATTTCTGTCCCCTTTTCCCTGTTAAACTCCTTCAGGAACGAGTTCAATTCATTTAAAAAGTTATGTCTGTCCCTGCAATATCTATCTAAAAATATTTCTGTAAATAAAACCGCCAGGTATTGGAAGTACTTGAGGTTAAAGTTTGGCTGGTTTCTATTTTTCCTTAATGTCTCTACATATCTTCTTATCGATTCATCGTATCTTAAAAGTTGATCCTCCCATCCTCCCTTTAATCCAATCAAAAAATCAGCAAAATAACTTCTTCCATGGGAGTCATAACCCTCTTCTACATCCTTTAATTTTTCCCTTAATTCGTTAAAATCATCCAAGCCAAACAGTTTGAGGAAATACTTATTTAGTACCAGGTGCTTCTCAAGTTCCATTGACATCTTATCTCACTTCCTCAAACATTAAAGATTTGAATAAATGTTCTACTAGTCTAAAGTTCTCAACTAGGGCTTCTCCATTTATGTAAATTTCATCTGGTCCGAAATCGCCTATGTTGTCTTCAATAATTCTTTTATCCTTCTCAAAATCAATGTTTTCAGTGCTTCTCCAGATGATGGCTGTTCTCTTCCTTTCGTTTTCTCCGAAAACAAAAACATATTTTCTACCGTTATCCTCTAAAGTCTTATAGGTTTTTACATGCAATCCTAAAAGATAGTTGAAGGTCTCCACTGTATCCACATTAACCAATTTTGGCTGATAATTATCCATAATTTTTAGTTTATAATTGAAGGGGTCTCTAAGTTCTTCAAGATTTAGAAAAGTACTGCTGTTCCTGGTTTCCCATTCAAGCATGTAATTAACAAAGTAATTGGGTACATCATAAAGTGTTTTCTGTGGTTCTTCAAACTCAATGTTTTCCAATGCATCCTCGTATTGCTCTAAGACATGGTATTTGAAAAATCCTCCAGCCGTTTCTGGGTTGTATTTCTCTTTAATATCATTACTTATTCCTGACCTGTCGTAAGCCAGCACCTTTTTCATTCTCGGTAAAACCACTGTCCAGAAATGATCCCCCATTTCCACCCCAATCCATTTTCTTCCTAGTTTATGGGCTACCGCCGTTGTTGTCCCAGAACCAAGGAAGAAATCCAAGACAAGATCTCCTTCATTCGAAGTGGATTCTATGACACGCTTTAATAGAACCTCAGAATTTTCAGTTTGGAAATCCCAGTTAGAGGTATAACCTGAGATATCAGTCCAATTAGAATCAATTTGTTTTACTTTAGTTGGAGGAAGTAAATATTCTATTTTTACATAATCTTTATTTCCGCAATTCGGACACCCTTTCCAAATGCCAGAACTATGAATATGATTACATTTTTTACATTTTAATCGTATTTTTCCTTCCTTTTCCATTTGCTTTATTTTTTTCTGTCCATATGTCCAATGTCTTCCTTTTGGAGGATCAAATAAATACCCAAATATATAAAGCGGGTTTCCCTGCCCCTGAGAGTCCATAGCATGCCATCTGGCACCCTTTGCCCGAGGTAATCTTTTAAAAAGCAAATTAAATAAAAAATTATCAGACTTAGAATAAAGATAAAGAGAGTCGCTTGCAGTATTGAATCTTCTCACTCTTGAATCTTGTTTGCTTATTCTACTGACAATTATTTCATTTCTGAAATTTTTCCTCCCAAAAATTTCATTCAAAAGCATTCTTACATACATATTCCCATTATAATCACACCTTACAAAGATGCTTCCCTTTTCATTAGACAAATCCCTTCCAAGTCTTATCCTGTTTTCAAGCATTGTTATCCAGGTCGCATCTTTATAATCTACTTTGTAAAGATAATCTGCTTCCTGCTCTTTGTTAAACGGCGGATCAATATAGATGGTCTGTACTTTCTCATAATATTTATTTAAAAGCAAATTCAAAGCCTGCCAGTTTTCACTTTTTATTAGAATACCATCCAAAATATCATCTAAATCATTGTTTTCTGACAAAGAACTTAACAGCCTCCACTTAAAATCTTCATCAAAGTACTTTGTATCAACTGGCAACGTCTTCCATTTTTTCCCCTCTAAAGTATTATTAACAACTAAATCATTTTCATTCCTGACATCAATCTCAAATAATTCCTTCCACTCATTTAATTGTTCTTCATTCTTCAGAATATCATCCAAAATACTTTCTAAAAACTTCTCACCTCCATATTCCTTAATTTTATCGAGGGTTATTACATAATTCGTATCAATAACAAACTTCTTCTTCTCCCATACTTTCTTCTGAAAGTTTTCAATCTGTGCTAAGAACTTGATTATCGTTAAAGCAATGCTCCTGAATGCTTTAAGCCCTATAATGTAAATTTTTAATTTATCAAAATACCCTCCATCATCTAATATCTGTAAATCTTCCAGATTCAAAAACTCATTTTTAATGTAAAAGTCCAGCTCCCTCTCCAAAAATTCTTTCAGATCTTTGTGTATGAAGTAATCTCTTGTGTTTCTTCTTGTGTACCTGTAAAGATGCCTTTCAATTAAAGTCTTATCTCCTTCTTTTCTGAAGATCAATTCCCCTATCTTTTCAGGGATTCTCTCCCTCAGGATTTTTATTGTTTCTTCATTAGCTTTATCCTGTGATACCGTGTTTCCGTGTTTATACTTCTTCTTTTCATCTTCACTTAAAGTTCTGTACTCAAAATAGATATCCAATTCATTATTTTCGTTATCGAAATCAAAAACTCTCTTATTCAAAACAAAAAACTTCTTTTCCTCTGACTTAACGTTTCCTTTTTCTTCTTCTGCTTCTAAAACTCTGAAATTAACTGTCAGAGCCCCAACCCTGAACGTGTATTTCCTGAAATACTCCGTGGTCTTTATGTAATACTGATCCTTATTTGCCCAATAAAGCAAAACTTCTTCACCATTATAGGGGACCATATATTTTTCATTCTTACCATATCTCCTTTTACTTATGAAATCCCCCTTATCATAATAACGGGAGAAGAAATTGATGAGATGATTGTAGATCTCTCTTTCTAGGTCTTCTGAAATTTTAACCGTTTCTATCTGCCTTTTCAAATTTTCATACTTCTCAATATCCTCAGCAAAATCTACTCTATAAATTTCCTCTCTATCCTTATCTCCACTTTTTAATGCCTCAAGGTATTTCTTAACACCATTTCTGGATGACAGCTCCTTTAATTGTTCTTCCAGACCTTTTTTTTCTTCTTTGCTAAGTAGATCCAATTGATTTTTAATTTCAGTGATAAGATCCTCTTCAATAAACTTTTCAATTTCTCTTCGCTTGTAATTCATTATCCTATAAATGCCAAAGTCAAGATCTTCATTTTCGAACTGAAATATTTCCCTAAGCTTTTCTTTTAAGTCTTCCCTCAATTCATTAGACATCTCAGTTTTTGAAGCCATTAAGCCCCACCTCTATATGATTATAAAGCTGTAATAATGTAACTAGTGACCACATCCTAGTTCTTGAGTAAACACCTAGACACCCCTTAGATATGGAGTTTAACCATCTAATTCTTTATTGTTCTCTTTCACATAAAATGATCCCTAAAGTATAAGAAAGTTAGATAGATAAACTAGATAAAAATGAAAGAGAAGACCTTATAAGGAGATTAGAGAAACTTTCCTCCCAGAAAGAACTTGCCAACAATGCCAAAAGAATTTTAGAACAGTTAAAAATGGAATAATTGAACTACTTAGACCAGATAACCCTTAAAAACAAAATAGAGTAAATAAGTAAGTATTCTCAATTCTCTAATCTAACCTTATCGATTCAACCACTTTTTTTATCTCCTTATCATTCACAATATTCCTATTAAAGTCAAAATAATAGCCTTTACCGTTTTTTATCGTATAATAGCGATAATTCGTGCTTGTTACAGTGTATACAGCAGGATTACCATCTATACTCGTATATCCATAATTCAATACAGGTTCTCCAAGCTCAGCCTTAACCTGTTGTGTCTCTTGAAGTTCCTGATCCAAAGTCGCAGGGAATAAAGTGCCAGGTTCAGAGGAAATAACTCCAGAGCCATAGGAAAAGGCCATCCTACCATCAGGCGTACGGACCCAGTCTCCCTTCACCTCCCAATCTCGAGGTATATCAAATGAAACACCGACCTTTGAATCATGATAGGTTTTTGTTGGAAAAATAATCCCAATGGCAAAATATAACAATATAAGACATACTCCAACAACTACGATTTTTCCATTAATATGCATCACCCCCTTCTTAACTTTGAATTATATATATGCATATAATATATTTAGAGGTATATATTATAAATATAAATTAGAGATGATGACAGATGAATAGAAATCTCCTCATAATAATCCTCATATCCCTAGTTATCACCACTGCAGGCTGCACCACCAAATACCAAAAATTCTCTAATGAGAATATGTCATTCGAATACCCTGAAAACTGGGAGGCCATGCCAATACTGGATGACGTAAGCCTAACAGAAAGGGAGGGTGATGGTAGAATCTTCATCAATCCCACCCTTGAGGATCTAGAAACCTTCAAATCATGGTATGGGCAGAGCGCAGAGTATATTGGTGAAGAAAAAATTGGAGGAGTAACCTGTTATAAATATAAAGTTGATCATGGAGGAGCCTACATTTTCCAAAAAACAAATACCGTCTTCCTTGTAGTATACGGTGAAGGATCTGAAGACGTTGCAAAACACATCATAGAAACATTAAATGCAACATACATTATTGAACCCACAAAATCCCCTCAAATATAAAAAAGAAGAAAAATTAAGTGATTGTAGATCCGTTTTCATCAAAGTAAAGAGTGCTTATTCTGACAACAGGCGATTTCTGTCTTCCCTTAACTCCTGAAACACTGACTCTGCTTGTTTTAATATCTGTGGTGTTGTAGGTGTTCTCATAGGATATCGTCCTTGACCTGTAATTGGTGTTGTAGGTGTACTGCTTGAAGAGTGCAGTGGTGCCGAGCTGGAAGTATCCAAGGCTGAGGTCCCTGCTGAGGCCCTTCTTCAGGTAGAAGTTGTAGGTCTTCCTGGTGACTTTGCCGTGGTCATTGATGTTCACATATAAGAGCACCCTGATGGTCACCGCAGAGTTGTTCTTTATCCTCACCTTGAGGGCCTTCTTTGGTATCGCTGCAGATATCAGCGCTGTATCATCATTGTTCACGGGGTTGCTGTCGTCTATTTCAGGTGAGACCGCAGAGGCGTTCACTGTAAAGTTACCCGCTGAGACCACCCTGGCTGTTATATTGAGGAGTGCTGTTTCACCGTCTGCAAGGTCACCGATGACCCAGACACCGTTACTGTAGGTGCCCCTGTCCATCTGCACATTCTGGACCTGCAGGTTAGCAGGTAGCTGCAGGTTGACCCTGGCATTCTGGGCGACCTCAGGACCATTGTTCCTGACACGGCAGACCACGTTGACCACGTCACCCTGATAGGCCCTCGGTTTACTTACATAGAGGTCAAGGTCCAGGTCAGTTCCCCTGACAGCGACTGATGCGCGGGCCATGTTATTGTAGACATTCACATCACCCTCATCCACCTCACGCACCGAAACATAGTCAGAGAGATCACCTGTCCTGTTAACCAGGCACACAACTGTGAGGGTGACCTCTTCACCGGCATCAAGGGTCTCGAGGATCCACTCCCTCGCCACATCATCAAAGTAACCTGTAGTGTAACTGTAACTCTGAATCGCAAGGCCGCCTGAGAAGAAGTTGGCAACATTGATGTTATTTGCAGCGTGGGGGCCCCTGTTCTTGAGTTTCACATTGAATGTGACCGTATCACCAAGCCGGGCACTCTGCTTACTGCTTGTCACATTGAGTTCAAGGTCCGCGATCCCCCTGACCCTGAACTGCAGCTGGGCATCGTTGTTGGAGGGGTTCTCATCACCATCCGCCGTCACATTGGCAGTCACCGTAACGTTTCCTGTCGTGTTGAGGAGGCACACAAGTGTCAGGGACCTCTCCTCATATGCAGGTATGTCCCCAATCTCCCAGGTACCTGTCTCGAGGTCATAGTATCCCTGACCTGTGTAATAGTCCTGGAGGACCAGACCCTCAGGAACTCTGACAGTTGCAACGGCATTCTGCACGTTCTGATTGCCTGCCTTCGCTATGACCTTAACCCTAAGTGTCGAGTTATACACTGGCTTCGTATTGTTCTTATCGAGTTCAACACCCACATCTGCTGCAGCCGATGAACCTGCCAGTATAAAAACTGCGAGGAGTGCTGCAAGCAGAAGTGTTCCATTACGCATGCTATTTTCCACCTCCTGAAGATTCATTCACAGTAGATACCTGAAGGAGGCTTTAAAGCATGCCTTTGGGTACAAACGAGTGTCTTATGTAACCATGCAGATTAACAGATTCATAAGTTACATAAGAATATTAAAAATCGAGCATTGGCCTCCAATAAATCTAATATCAAGAATTTTCAGGTATTATAATCTAAAACATGGAAATACCATTTTAATACTTTTAAATCTTCCATTTAGAGATTATTTCAAAAAATATTTATGAAATCAGGGTTTATAAGTGAAATGGTGATTAAAATGCCGCTAAAAGATATAAACTTAAAAGCTCTTGATGGGAAACTAACGCTCTCAC
This genomic stretch from Methanothermobacter sp. harbors:
- a CDS encoding site-specific DNA-methyltransferase; the protein is MASKTEMSNELREDLKEKLREIFQFENEDLDFGIYRIMNYKRREIEKFIEEDLITEIKNQLDLLSKEEKKGLEEQLKELSSRNGVKKYLEALKSGDKDREEIYRVDFAEDIEKYENLKRQIETVKISEDLEREIYNHLINFFSRYYDKGDFISKRRYGKNEKYMVPYNGEEVLLYWANKDQYYIKTTEYFRKYTFRVGALTVNFRVLEAEEEKGNVKSEEKKFFVLNKRVFDFDNENNELDIYFEYRTLSEDEKKKYKHGNTVSQDKANEETIKILRERIPEKIGELIFRKEGDKTLIERHLYRYTRRNTRDYFIHKDLKEFLERELDFYIKNEFLNLEDLQILDDGGYFDKLKIYIIGLKAFRSIALTIIKFLAQIENFQKKVWEKKKFVIDTNYVITLDKIKEYGGEKFLESILDDILKNEEQLNEWKELFEIDVRNENDLVVNNTLEGKKWKTLPVDTKYFDEDFKWRLLSSLSENNDLDDILDGILIKSENWQALNLLLNKYYEKVQTIYIDPPFNKEQEADYLYKVDYKDATWITMLENRIRLGRDLSNEKGSIFVRCDYNGNMYVRMLLNEIFGRKNFRNEIIVSRISKQDSRVRRFNTASDSLYLYSKSDNFLFNLLFKRLPRAKGARWHAMDSQGQGNPLYIFGYLFDPPKGRHWTYGQKKIKQMEKEGKIRLKCKKCNHIHSSGIWKGCPNCGNKDYVKIEYLLPPTKVKQIDSNWTDISGYTSNWDFQTENSEVLLKRVIESTSNEGDLVLDFFLGSGTTTAVAHKLGRKWIGVEMGDHFWTVVLPRMKKVLAYDRSGISNDIKEKYNPETAGGFFKYHVLEQYEDALENIEFEEPQKTLYDVPNYFVNYMLEWETRNSSTFLNLEELRDPFNYKLKIMDNYQPKLVNVDTVETFNYLLGLHVKTYKTLEDNGRKYVFVFGENERKRTAIIWRSTENIDFEKDKRIIEDNIGDFGPDEIYINGEALVENFRLVEHLFKSLMFEEVR
- a CDS encoding DUF11 domain-containing protein, whose product is MRNGTLLLAALLAVFILAGSSAAADVGVELDKNNTKPVYNSTLRVKVIAKAGNQNVQNAVATVRVPEGLVLQDYYTGQGYYDLETGTWEIGDIPAYEERSLTLVCLLNTTGNVTVTANVTADGDENPSNNDAQLQFRVRGIADLELNVTSSKQSARLGDTVTFNVKLKNRGPHAANNINVANFFSGGLAIQSYSYTTGYFDDVAREWILETLDAGEEVTLTVVCLVNRTGDLSDYVSVREVDEGDVNVYNNMARASVAVRGTDLDLDLYVSKPRAYQGDVVNVVCRVRNNGPEVAQNARVNLQLPANLQVQNVQMDRGTYSNGVWVIGDLADGETALLNITARVVSAGNFTVNASAVSPEIDDSNPVNNDDTALISAAIPKKALKVRIKNNSAVTIRVLLYVNINDHGKVTRKTYNFYLKKGLSRDLSLGYFQLGTTALFKQYTYNTNYRSRTISYENTYNTTDIKTSRVSVSGVKGRQKSPVVRISTLYFDENGSTIT